CAGAGATATGAGTCTACACCAACCATTCCAAAAACTGAAGACATTAAGCTAGAATTTGAGCTAAACACTAGAAACATAGAAAAAACTAGTTTAAAAACAAAAATTATAATGAAAACTATAGATATTAGTGAATACAACGTTTTACCAGCTTTTATAACTAACTTAAATTTTTTGCCAGCGGATGGTATCAGATTATTTGTAGAAAACGAGTTTATCTCATGGGATAAAATACATGAGACGACGATCACCCCATTAAAAGATAAGGTGATATCAAAAATTGAAAGTTCGTCTTTAAACCAAACACTCGATATGGTATTCAATTGGGATCTTAATACGACAACAAACTGCTTAGTACCATATGACACAGTAAATATGGATGATGACCCACCGGTAAAAGCTGAGTTTATAGATAGTGATATAAATCTCAAGATTTGTAACATACCAAGTAGAGTATTTTTTGGGTTAAGTAAAGCTGGTGCGAAAGCAAACATCTCTTCAACAGACATCAATTTTGGTGATAAACTAAATGAAATAGGTTACCCTTACACTGGTTTATTCTATTTACCGAACAACGTTACTTTAGATGGAGAAAACATATACAGATGGAACTCTAGCAAACCAATATCCGGTAAAATTGATTCAGATGGACCAGAGTATAATGAAGAGAAAATAGAAACCATAGTAAAAATTGAGTTAGGTAGTACAGATCTGAATTTGTTTAGTGTTTTTACAGGAAAAACAGAACTATTGCTTGGATTGTATTTAGAGGAGGAGCAAAATTGTAGTGTTATAACTCTCCCATCTGAATTTTATTTACCGAAGCAGATATCAATAAAATATCTGAACTCAGATGCGATAAGGTTGTGTATTGAGGAAAACGTGTTTACCTCAGATGATGTAAATAATTTTTTAAACAGCAAAAAGCAGCTTTTTAATAGCTTACTATCTGGTGTGTTAACTGGTTTAAAAGTTGATGGGCGTAGTGATAGAGGAGAGTTTGATAGATCTCTGGTATGGGATAAGGATATAAGTAGAATGGATGATGATCTGCCGATTAAGGTTGTTTCATATGCTCATAGTTCTTATTCTGTTAATTTGGGTGTTTCTTTTTCGCCTCCGGCGTTTGATTTTTCTAATTTGATTTTTAATTTTGTTGGTCAGGAGAATCAAAAAGTTACGTATAGGATTGTTTTCCCGAAGGGGTTATCTTCTGTAGAATATGATGATCCATCGGGTAAAGCGTTTTTAGGTAAAACTGAAGATGGTAGATATTATTTAGAGACTACTTTTGATGAAGATGAATCTGGTGCATCTACTATGGTAACATGTAAAATGGTTCCTTCGCCATTGTTTATGCTCAGTATACTTATGCCTTGTATTCTTAGTTTGATCATCTTCGTTATTTTAATTGTAGTAATAATTGTCATTAGAAGAAAAAGAAGGTTTGGTGGCAAGAAACCAAGAGTTAAGGCTAGAAAAGAAGAGGAGGAGAAAGAGTTCGGAGGTTATGAGGAACAGGATTATTATGTGCCTCCGCCACCGCCGCCTTCATCTAGATAAAAAAATTATTTTTTGATTATCTTCGGTAAAAACTTTATTAGAGAAGGTATGTTTTTTAGAAGAGGTTTTACTAGTTTTGATGGGTAGTCGATGTCACCATATTTCGATATGGTCTGTATGATTTTTGTGTCTTGGAATTTTATTATGTAGTTGTCTAACTGTTCGTCTGTGAGGTTCTTAAAAATTTTTCTGAATTTCATGCCGAGTTTTAGTTCTTTACCGATTTTGTCATTGCATATTTTGTTGTATTTTTTCAAAATTTTGTTAGTGAAATCTTTTTTCTGTAATGCTTCTATAGCTGTTGTAGCGCAGTAATCTGCGCATAGTAAACCTGTGTATATTCCACCACCTGAGGTGGGTTTTACTTGTGCTGCGGCGTCTCCAACTATCATAATGTTTGATTCTGTTGTTTTCCTCAGTAATCCTAAGGGTATTGTTCCTCCTGTTTTTCTAATGATTTTTGTGTTTTTTAGATACAGTTCCGTGTTTTTGTTTTTTAAGAAATTTGAGAAGTAATAATTTGGTGGGTATGGTAAGTTTTGGTTTATGCAGAGCCCTATTCTTGCTTCTGTGCCTTGTTTGTTGGTTGGTATTATCCATGCAAAGAATCCTGGTGCTATGTTTTTTCCGACGAAGATTTCTACATAGTTTGGGTTTAGATTTGTACCTGTTATTTCTGCGCCGATTCCATTTAAAAACTCTGCTGGTTTTGGTAAATTAAACCATTCCCTAGTCTTCGAAAAAGGTCCGTCTGCGCCGATCAACAAGTTGCATTGTATGTTGATATTTTGGTTTGTTTTTAATTCAACATGTTTGTTTTGTTTTTTTGCTGAGATGACTTTATTTCCTAAAAAAACCTCTATTCCTTCATCAACTGAACTTTGTATTATTTCTTTATCAAAAAGTGGTCTGTCTATTACAACTGCATGAACTTTGTCTCCACCAATTGTTAAAATGTGTCCTGATGGTGAATGTATGTTTGCACCTCTGATTTTGTTTTGTACAACAATTTTCTCAGGTATATTAGTTAAATTAAGAGGGCGTGTTGTTATCAACCCTGCGCATTTAAGTGGTTCACCTATTTGCTTGTGCTCCTCGAATAACGCTACTTTGTATCCTGCTTTCACTATTTGT
This genomic stretch from Candidatus Thermoplasmatota archaeon harbors:
- a CDS encoding NAD(P)/FAD-dependent oxidoreductase, whose product is MEKYDVAIVGGGPIGGQVARQIVKAGYKVALFEEHKQIGEPLKCAGLITTRPLNLTNIPEKIVVQNKIRGANIHSPSGHILTIGGDKVHAVVIDRPLFDKEIIQSSVDEGIEVFLGNKVISAKKQNKHVELKTNQNINIQCNLLIGADGPFSKTREWFNLPKPAEFLNGIGAEITGTNLNPNYVEIFVGKNIAPGFFAWIIPTNKQGTEARIGLCINQNLPYPPNYYFSNFLKNKNTELYLKNTKIIRKTGGTIPLGLLRKTTESNIMIVGDAAAQVKPTSGGGIYTGLLCADYCATTAIEALQKKDFTNKILKKYNKICNDKIGKELKLGMKFRKIFKNLTDEQLDNYIIKFQDTKIIQTISKYGDIDYPSKLVKPLLKNIPSLIKFLPKIIKK